A portion of the Oncorhynchus nerka isolate Pitt River linkage group LG27, Oner_Uvic_2.0, whole genome shotgun sequence genome contains these proteins:
- the sall1a gene encoding sal-like protein 1a, giving the protein MSRRKQAKPQHFQSDPHLALSEHNGDTEEPCSEEDPPCKESDAHVCSRCCAEFFELSDLEQHQKNCTKNQLVLIVNENPASPSGSFSPGSPPHNPDEQMNDMVNNTDQAECSDLLEHNALDKEESMDFDVSGINVHPGHDNDGGSSHMEGGSNINMNTGEGNGHSSSRNSSGPAPGTSIVSAPQLPPLGNLTDLGSISMINSNVIIENLQSTKVAVAQFTQETQRSSGSGSGGPRVAVPALMEQLLGLQQQQIHQLQLIEQIRHQILLLASQSPEMQVPPSISTPGGSLGPSANPLTTLSSHLSQQLAAAAGLAQSLASQSASISSLKQLAERAQLPQSNNPSSGESSQSISSLGSSTVNNVQSSSDKRPIHAISSNLHSQLSNPSHTKSSMPAFGIGSLLNPVTNPHLPQPPSGNHLFSSSLPSIGTTVEDLNSLAALAQRKGKSPTSFEPKSSSEEAFFKHKCRFCAKVFGSDSALQIHLRSHTGERPYKCNICGNRFSTRGNLKVHFQRHKEKYPHVQMNPYPVPEHLDNIPTSTGIPYGMSMPPEKPVTSWLDSKPVLSTLTSSVGMLLPPTIPSLPPFIKKEDHSVAITSPPISTKTDSGCDAAEPSMKSNDGLSEEAAALPTSNGKTEEGSHSSSFIASVSSESERNTEYTTSNSPPMMTNPLMPLMSEQFKAKFPFGGLLDPLQGSETSKLQQLVENIDRKLTDPNECVICHRVLSCQSALKMHYRTHTGERPFKCKVCGRAFTTKGNLKTHYTVHRAMPPLRVHHSCPICQKKFTNAVVLQQHIRMHMGGQIPNTPLPDSYPESMGSDTGSFDERNFDENFDDLDNFSDDDMEGMEGVEGMEDGPDSSVPDTPKSADASQDSLCNSPSHPEMVVQDGQEKNHHAHHNAYHNTHHDIDYRIHHNNHHNNQLNSHHDNQHHNHHNPHQRLVEELQASRMKAMGNGGSMEGDCLTNDSSSLGGDIESPSAGSPAVSESTSSMQPPSPTNGHPQHQRKSPSLEERQERQERQERHQRAMSLDHISASLMQHHPSSIGALDLTSCNPSKDPLGMLFPFRERGTFKNTACDICGKTFACQSALDIHYRSHTKERPFICTACNRGFSTKGNLKQHMLTHQMRDLPSQLFEPSNTSLSSSPTPSLLSVNSLSSMIKSEVNGFLHGLHHHQDHHRDHHRDHHRDHHRDHQDRDHHKDMPSNMPHGLVTTSASTSPVLSASAPPRRTPKQHYCNTCGKTFSSSSALQIHERTHTGEKPFACHICGRAFTTKGNLKVHMGTHMWNSAPARRGRRLSVDGSMAFLGTNPVKFPEIFQKDMVSRVGNGDPASFWNQYAAAFSNGLAMKTNEISVIQNRGLPSLSGSMGNGGSSPVGGLTGNLEKLHSTETSAALAGLEKMANAENGTHFRFTRFMEDNKEIATN; this is encoded by the exons GGGACACAGAAGAGCCCTGCTCGGAGGAAGACCCCCCCTGCAAGGAGTCAGATGCCCATGTCTGTAGCAGATGTTGTGCTGAGTTCTTTGAACTATCAGATCTTGAACAACACCAGAAGAATTGCACTAAGAATCAATTAGTTCTGATAGTGAATGAGAATCCTGCCTCTCCTTCCGGAAGCTTCTCGCCTGGCTCCCCTCCACATAATCCTGATGAGCAGATGAATGACATGGTTAATAACACTGATCAAGCAGAGTGCAGTGACCTTTTGGAGCATAACGCTCTCGACAAAGAAGAATCCATGGACTTTGACGTTTCCGGAATCAACGTTCATCCTGGTCACGACAATGATGGAGGCAGCAGCCACATGGAGGGAGGCAGTAACATCAACATGAACACAGGCGAGGGAAATGGCCACAGTTCCAGCAGGAACAGCTCCGGACCAGCACCGGGCACCTCGATCGTCTCTGCCCCTCAGCTACCTCCGCTTGGCAACCTGACTGACCTGGGGAGCATCTCTATGATCAACAGCAACGTCATCATCGAAAACCTGCAGAGCACCAAAGTGGCTGTGGCCCAGTTCACCCAGGAGACGCAGCGCTCCTCTGGGTCTGGGTCCGGGGGCCCCAGGGTGGCAGTGCCGGCCCTGATGGAGCAACTCCTGGGCCTGCAGCAGCAACAGATCCACCAGCTGCAGCTCATTGAACAGATCCGTCACCAGATCCTGCTACTGGCCTCCCAGTCCCCTGAAATGCAGGTGCCCCCCAGCATCTCCACACCAGGAGGCTCGTTGGGGCCGTCAGCCAACCCACTGACCAcgctcagctcccatctctcacAGCAGCTGGCTGCAGCTGCGGGCTTAGCACAGAGCCTGGCCAGCCAGTCTGCCAGCATCAGCAGCCTGAAGCAGCTGGCTGAAAGGGCGCAGCTACCTCAGAGCAACAATCCCAGCAGCGGTGAATCATCTCAGAGCATCAGCTCACTGGGGTCGTCCACAGTCAACAACGTCCAGTCGTCCTCTGACAAGAGGCCAATACATGCGATCAGCAGCAACCTCCACtctcagctcagtaacccatcaCACACTAAGTCATCCATGCCAGCCTTTGGGATAGGTAGCCTGTTGAACCCTGTAACTAATCCACATCTACCTCAGCCCCCATCTGGAAACCACCTGTTTTCCAGCTCCCTGCCCAGTATTGGCACCACAGTGGAGGACCTCAACTCTCTGGCTGCGCTGGCCCAGAGGAAAGGAAAGTCACCAACTTCATTTGAACCCAAGAGCAGCTCAGAGGAGGCGTTCTTCAAGCATAAGTGCAGATTTTGTGCCAAGGTGTTCGGGAGTGACAGTGCCTTGCAGATCCACCTGCGATCTCACACAGGTGAGAGGCCGTACAAGTGTAACATCTGTGGCAATCGCTTCTCCACCCGCGGTAACTTGAAGGTCCACTTCCAGCGTCATAAAGAGAAGTATCCACATGTTCAGATGAATCCATACCCTGTCCCCGAGCATTTAGACAATATTCCAACGAGCACCGGCATTCCATATGGTATGTCAATGCCTCCAGAGAAGCCTGTGACCAGCTGGCTGGACAGCAAGCCTGTTCTCTCCACTCTGACCTCATCAGTGGGCATGCTGCTCCCACCAACCATACCCAGCCTGCCGCCATTCATTAAAAAAGAGGATCATTCGGTAGCCATAACCAGCCCCCCCATTTCGACAAAGACTGACTCCGGTTGTGACGCTGCTGAGCCATCAATGAAAAGCAACGACGGGTTGTCTGAAGAAGCTGCGGCCCTGCCTACATCAAACGGGAAAACTGAAGAGGGCAGTCACTCGTCGAGCTTCATCGCGAGCGTGAGCTCTGAGTCTGAGCGCAACACAGAATACACAACCTCCAACAGCCCACCTATGATGACCAACCCTCTTATGCCCCTCATGTCTGAGCAGTTCAAGGCTAAGTTCCCGTTCGGGGGCCTCTTGGACCCGCTCCAGGGGTCAGAGACCTCCAAGCTGCAGCAGCTGGTGGAGAACATCGACAGGAAGTTGACGGACCCCAATGAGTGTGTCATCTGCCACCGTGTGCTCAGCTGTCAGAGCGCTCTGAAAATGCACTACCGTACTCACACTGGAGAGAGGCCCTTCAAGTGTAAAGTGTGTGGCAGAGCCTTCACCACCAAAGGGAATCTGAAGACCCACTACACCGTCCACCGGGCCATGCCTCCACTCAGGGTCCATCACTCCTGCCCCATCTGCCAGAAGAAGTTCACCAATGCGGTGGTCCTGCAGCAGCACATCCGCATGCACATGGGAGGGCAGATCCCAAACACCCCACTGCCAGACAGCTACCCTGAGTCCATGGGCTCCGACACTGGCTCCTTCGATGAGAGGAACTTCGATGAGAACTTCGATGACCTGGACAACTTCTCTGATGATGATATGGAGGGGATGGAAGGAGTAGAAGGGATGGAAGATGGCCCTGACAGCAGCGTCCCAGACACCCCTAAGTCAGCTGACGCCTCCCAAGACAGCCTGTGCAATTCCCCCTCTCACCCCGAGATGGTCGTCCAGGACGGGCAGGAGAAAAATCATCATGCCCATCACAATGCCTACCACAATACCCACCATGATATTGACTATAGAatccaccacaacaaccaccatAACAATCAGCTTAACAGCCACCATGACAATCAGCATCACAACCACCATAACCCCCACCAGAGGCTGGTagaggagctacaggccagcAGAATGAAGGCCATGGGGAACGGAGGTTCAATGGAAGGGGACTGCCTAACTAACGACTCCTCATCCCTAGGTGGGGACATCGAGAGCCCGAGTGCCGGGAGTCCAGCAGTGTCAGAATCTACCTCTTCCATGCAGCCCCCATCCCCCACCAATGGGCACCCCCAACATCAACGTAAGTCCCCCAGCTTGGAGGAAAGacaagagaggcaggagagacaggagaggcacCAGAGGGCTATGTCCCTGGATCACATCAGTGCCAGCCTCATGCAGCATCACCCTTCTAGCATCGGGGCCCTGGACCTGACATCCTGCAACCCGTCTAAAGACCCACTGGGCATGCTCTTCCCATTCCGTGAGCGTGGCACGTTCAAGAACACGGCCTGTGACATCTGTGGGAAAACGTTTGCATGTCAGAGTGCCTTGGACATCCACTACCGAAGCCATACCAAAGAGAGACCGTTCATTTGCACAGCCTGTAACCGGGGCTTCTCGACCAAGGGCAACCTGAAGCAGCACATGCTCACCCACCAGATGAGGGACTTGCCCTCGCAGCTCTTCGAACCCTCTAACACCAGCCTCTCCTCCAGTccgaccccctccctcctctctgtgaaCTCCCTGTCCTCCATGATCAAATCAGAGGTCAACGGCTTCCTCCATGGCCTCCACCACCACCAGGACCACCACAGGGACCACCACAGGGACCACCACAGGGATCACCACAGGGACCACCAGGACAGAGATCACCATAAGGACATGCCCAGCAACATGCCCCATGGCCTGGTGACCACCTCTGCCTCTACATCCCCAGTGCTCTCGGCCTCTGCCCCTCCACGCCGGACACCCAAGCAGCACTACTGCAACACTTGTGGGAagaccttctcctcctccagcgCTCTGCAGATACATGAGAGGACCCACACTGGGGAGAAGCCCTTCGCCTGCCACATCTGTGGTCGGGCTTTCACCACCAAAGGAAATCTCAAG gttCATATGGGCACACACATGTGGAACAGCGCCCCTGCCAGACGCGGCCGCCGGCTCTCTGTAGACGGCTCCATGGCCTTCCTGGGCACCAACCCTGTCAAGTTCCCAgagatcttccagaaggacatggTGTCTAGGGTGGGAAACGGAGACCCGGCTAGCTTCTGGAACCAGTACGCTGCAGCCTTCTCCAACGGCCTGGCCATGAAGACCAACGAGATCTCTGTCATCCAGAACAGAGGCCTGCCGTCTCTGTCGGGGAGCATGGGGAACGGGGGCAGCTCGCCCGTGGGCGGCCTCACAGGCAACCTGGAGAAGCTGCACAGTACAGAAACCAGTGCCGCTCTGGCTGGGCTGGAGAAAATGGCCAACGCCGAGAACGGGACCCACTTCCGATTCACACGTTTCATGGAGGACAACAAAGAGATTGCCACCAACTAG